The Saprospiraceae bacterium genome includes a window with the following:
- a CDS encoding energy transducer TonB yields the protein MFIYLIQSSTCLIILYGFYYLVLSGMTFFRYNRVYLLSAMTASLLIPVVAPLLILPEDIRPILTLNFVSDEISIVSAKKLSGTDWMELTKSALWGIYYLGVLTVLAKIFYGLSKIYNYYRHGTKELRFGQMIISTDAVHLPFSFFNAIFISKHVSLNDNIQTILLHEKIHTSQWHTVDILVAEVIHAFFWFNPVMVFYKKSLREAHEFLADAYVCRDTNVSEYTELLLTKSNNYMETALTNQFFHSQIKKRIMMMTKSPSSATSIWKFALAVPVLLFVVFSFATPGQSVNKNSTEMVTDTMPPAPPAPPKVPNVHVEVPAPTPPPPPPAPAAPKTMIPVPPTPPSPPSKKDGEIFQMVDEMPRFPGCENLSKSEKANCSEKALFEYIAKNLKYPEEARKAGLEGICVVKYVVTKKGEIKNVTMLKDIGMGCGNEVLRVIENMNKLENKWTPGKDNGKSVDVELTLPVKFKLDSNSTGMIHNKESIDISGLVNSYKVLNEEKLYRDHPENLDLLANLTNPNHTEKPYFTINGIEANTDVFENMLSMNVEKVTISWPPDSVKKYGEKAKHGYVDLENPKFIRGTK from the coding sequence ATGTTTATATATCTGATTCAATCTTCCACCTGCCTCATCATTCTGTATGGTTTTTATTATTTGGTTTTGTCCGGAATGACTTTTTTCAGGTACAACAGAGTTTATCTGCTCAGTGCGATGACGGCTTCCCTGCTTATTCCAGTTGTTGCCCCTTTATTAATTTTACCGGAAGATATAAGACCTATTTTGACATTGAATTTTGTGAGTGATGAAATAAGCATTGTTTCTGCCAAAAAATTGAGTGGAACAGATTGGATGGAGTTAACTAAAAGTGCCTTGTGGGGAATTTATTATTTGGGTGTATTGACCGTTTTGGCGAAAATATTTTATGGTCTTTCCAAAATTTACAATTACTATCGTCATGGTACTAAAGAATTGCGTTTTGGTCAGATGATCATTTCCACCGATGCTGTTCACTTACCTTTTTCATTTTTTAATGCCATTTTCATCAGCAAACATGTTTCTTTGAATGACAATATTCAAACCATTCTCCTTCATGAAAAAATTCATACCAGTCAATGGCACACCGTGGATATTCTGGTCGCTGAAGTAATCCATGCTTTTTTCTGGTTCAATCCGGTAATGGTTTTCTATAAAAAGTCACTGAGAGAAGCCCATGAATTTCTGGCCGATGCCTATGTGTGCCGTGACACAAATGTTTCAGAATACACAGAACTTTTACTGACTAAAAGTAATAACTATATGGAAACTGCCTTAACCAATCAATTTTTTCATTCACAAATCAAAAAAAGAATAATGATGATGACAAAAAGCCCTTCTTCAGCCACATCCATCTGGAAATTTGCGTTGGCTGTTCCCGTTTTATTGTTTGTGGTGTTTTCATTTGCGACGCCGGGTCAGTCTGTAAACAAAAACAGTACAGAAATGGTAACAGATACTATGCCACCTGCTCCGCCAGCACCACCGAAAGTGCCAAATGTTCATGTGGAAGTACCAGCACCAACTCCTCCGCCACCACCCCCTGCACCCGCTGCCCCCAAAACCATGATACCTGTCCCTCCAACACCACCTTCTCCGCCCTCAAAAAAGGATGGTGAAATATTTCAAATGGTAGACGAAATGCCCCGATTTCCGGGTTGTGAAAATTTGAGTAAATCTGAAAAGGCAAATTGTTCTGAAAAAGCTTTATTTGAATACATCGCTAAAAATTTAAAGTATCCGGAAGAAGCCAGAAAAGCCGGATTGGAAGGAATCTGTGTCGTCAAATATGTAGTTACGAAAAAAGGGGAAATAAAAAATGTCACCATGCTGAAGGATATAGGAATGGGTTGTGGAAACGAAGTCCTGAGAGTTATTGAAAATATGAATAAGTTGGAAAATAAATGGACCCCCGGTAAAGACAATGGTAAATCAGTAGATGTAGAGTTAACTTTGCCTGTCAAATTTAAGCTTGATAGTAACAGTACAGGTATGATTCATAACAAGGAAAGTATAGATATTTCAGGTCTGGTGAATAGTTATAAAGTCTTGAATGAAGAAAAACTATATCGGGATCATCCTGAAAATTTAGACCTGCTGGCAAATCTCACTAATCCGAATCATACAGAAAAACCATATTTTACCATTAACGGAATTGAAGCAAACACAGATGTATTTGAAAATATGTTATCCATGAATGTAGAAAAAGTGACTATTTCCTGGCCTCCCGACTCAGTAAAAAAATATGGTGAAAAGGCAAAACACGGATACGTAGATCTTGAAAATCCGAAATTTATCAGAGGAACGAAATAA